DNA from Xanthomonas hyacinthi:
TGGAAACAGCCCAGCTAGCAAACTGACCACTATGGCCAAAGCGAATGTAGTTACCAACATAGAAATGCCCATATGAACTTCTGCAGCATAACTATCCGCCTGATGATGCACTATCCACACGCCCAACTGCGCCAAGGCTAAACCCAGGATCCCGCCAACCAATCCCACGGCGCCTGCCTCCACCAAAAACTGCGTGAAGATCGCGCGTCGTGACGCACCAAGTGCACGACGCACTCCAATCTCCGAGGAACGACGCATGAACTTGGCCATTAACAATCCAACAGTATTAAGCAGACACACTAGGAGAAATCCGAATGCTACCCATAATTGTAAGCGAACGTCACTTGGTATAGCGCCTTTAAGATCCAGCCATTCCATTACACTGTTCAGTCGGACATTAGTAGGCCTCTCGAAGCGGTTGGCCGTGCGTTGCTGTTCGGAGTAGCCACCCAAGTATTGCTTGTAAGCTTCCACCTTTTCCGGCGAATTCAGTTCGACCCAGTACTGCAACCATGAACATGGTGCATTGGCGGCCCGAGCCCCATCTGGATCAGAACGAATGTCACCCCAACAATTCATACTACCCTGAATGCCGAGTTTGAGAGCTGCAGATGTCCAGAAGGGAACAAATACCCGCTCCACCTCGCTAAACCGATCGTTGGTCATATCGTAGAATTTTGGCATCGGCCGCCACTCGTCAAGTACGCCAAGAATACGGAATCTACGATCATTAACCAAGAGAGTCTTGCCCACGCTGTTCCCACCATCGAACAGCTTGTCATTAAGCACCTTTGAAATAACTGCGACCTGCGCGCGCCCTTCATCGTCATCGACCGTCCAAGCGCTACCATAACGAAAGGGAGCCTCAAACATCGGAAAGAAGTCCGCCGATGTATAACGCGCGTTCGCAATGAACGGCCGCGACTTGCTCCCCTCCGACTCAACCGTAACACTGCCACCAACCATCAACGCCTGGCGATCCCCTTTCCTATCACGTAACAACGTCTCTGCGTCGAAGCGTGTCATCTGGTCCTCGGGCTCACCCCCCGGAACGTAGCCATTCATTGGACGAGGATCGAGTTGTGGGTAGAAAAGTTTATCGCTCTTCCGGGGGATTGGATCGCCGGAGAGAACCATAAATACCGTTAACGCAGTCATCGTCCCCCCAATGCCCAGACCAACTGCCAGTACCATCAACCCAACCAGCGCCTTCGTGCGCCGGAAACTACGTAGTGCCAAATTTAAGTAATAGCTAAGCATG
Protein-coding regions in this window:
- a CDS encoding ABC transporter permease, with protein sequence MLSYYLNLALRSFRRTKALVGLMVLAVGLGIGGTMTALTVFMVLSGDPIPRKSDKLFYPQLDPRPMNGYVPGGEPEDQMTRFDAETLLRDRKGDRQALMVGGSVTVESEGSKSRPFIANARYTSADFFPMFEAPFRYGSAWTVDDDEGRAQVAVISKVLNDKLFDGGNSVGKTLLVNDRRFRILGVLDEWRPMPKFYDMTNDRFSEVERVFVPFWTSAALKLGIQGSMNCWGDIRSDPDGARAANAPCSWLQYWVELNSPEKVEAYKQYLGGYSEQQRTANRFERPTNVRLNSVMEWLDLKGAIPSDVRLQLWVAFGFLLVCLLNTVGLLMAKFMRRSSEIGVRRALGASRRAIFTQFLVEAGAVGLVGGILGLALAQLGVWIVHHQADSYAAEVHMGISMLVTTFALAIVVSLLAGLFPAWRAMQVSPSLQLKTQ